From a single Nematostella vectensis chromosome 3, jaNemVect1.1, whole genome shotgun sequence genomic region:
- the LOC116610723 gene encoding uncharacterized protein LOC116610723 isoform X2, translating to MSFIQGNFQNSLRSNDTSHQLLFDPFIIIIETQTFIKFQTNTIQVSEGDGVVPLVIVRTGNISGNDTISFSTSNDTASPLTDYTKINNLEVTFLSNETTKTVNVSITDDVKVEENETFYAHLTTSLSSVNITDNRVSITILDDDKATIAFISTSYTSPEGNGLVTLQLSKTDNSDVPLTVSVSTANLTAYTPSDYTAISETITFGPSETVREVNVTIIKDGRVENDEIFQALLTTSNFAQIILENTTSNVTIKDGDKATIAFISTSYTSLEGNGLVTLQLSKTDNADIPLTVSVSTANLTAYTPSDYTAISETITFAPSETVREVNVTIIKDGRVENDEIFQALLTTSNFAQITLENTTSNVTIKDGDKATIAFISTSYTSLEGNGLVTLQLSKTDNANIPLTVSVSTANLTAYTPSDYTAISETITFAPSETVREVNVTIIKDGRVENDEIFQALLTTSNFAQIILENTTSNVTIKDGDKATIAFISTSYTSLEGNGLVTLQLSKTDNADIPLTVSVSTANLTAYTPSDYTAISETITFAPSETVREVNVTIIKDGRVENDEIFQALLTTSNFAQIILENTTSNVTIKDGDKATIAFISTSYTSLEGNGLVTLQLSKTDNADIPLTVSVSTANLTAYTPSDYTAISETITFAPSETVREVNVTIIKDGRVENDEIFQALLTTSNFAQIILENTTSNVTIKDGDKATIAFISTSYTSLEGNGLVTLQLSKTDNANIPLTVSVSTANLTAYTPSDYTAISETITFAPSETVREVNVTIIKDGRVENDEIFQALLTTSNFAQIILENTTSNVTIKDGDKATIAFISTSYTSLEGNGLVTLQLSKTDNANIPLTVSVSTANLTAYTPSDYTAISETITFAPSETVREVNVTIIKDGRVENDEIFQALLTTSNFAQIILENTTSNVTIKDGDKATIAFISTSYTSLEGNGLVTLQLSKTDNADIPLTVSVSTANLTAYTPSDYTAISETITFAPSETVREVNVTIIKDGRVENDEIFQALLTASNFAQIILENTTSNVTIKDGDKATIAFISTSYTSLEGNGLVTLQLSKTDNANIPLTVSVSTANLTAYTPSDYTAISETITFAPSETVREVNVTIIKDGRVENDEIFQALLTTSNFAQIILENTTSNVTIKDGDKATIAFISTSYTSLEGNGLVTLQLSKTDNADIPLTVSVSTANLTAYTPSDYTAISETITFAPSETVREVNVTIIKDGRVENDEIFQALLTTSNFAQIILENTTSNVTIKDGDKATIAFISTSYTSLEGNGLVTLQLSKTDNANIPLTVSVSTANLTAYTPSDYTAISETITFAPSETVREVNVTIIKDGRVENDEIFQALLSTSNSAQITLKNSTSSVTIKDDDKATITFKSTLYTTTEDSGFVTVILSKTDNADIPLTVSLSTSGLTATSSLDYTAISNQGVTLESYETTKGFNITIETDIRVETDEEFQAFLSNPNPAQIELGDQAANITIKDDDKATIGFKSAAYNVTEDQGFVTIEVTKSNNADVPLTVSLSTADLTAKSASDYIAISNRIITFKPGETSHEMNITIKTNEIVERNEEFKAVLTTSNSAQIAFQIPESKVTINDDDKARIGFTNTSYVVIEGHGYVTVTITKEGESDIDLAVIMDTVLVSASSPLDYVAFVNREVLFPAASPINMVNITIETDGRVESHEVFRAKLTVDTANRPHIELVTPLTEITIVDDDKAIIGFNATTYSVAEGQGFVVVEITKSGHTETTLIVRISTEDGTAKSSSDFIAINNQDVIFAPDENAKLVNITIVTDNIVENDEVFVITLTSVNTSSITLNQSTAYVNILNDNKVTVEYVGNKSRISAKEGETVELTYGITNGASDVNFTIRLYPSPISTTAGEDDFYYNDSLTFLPDISRMMTNVTIVSDREAEGNESIALVAKSLDPRVVIGAKEMVVILIDDSVDRASKQEQKETLTRDKDISQQYFVLVAVAAGLSCALLLIVIIVIIIICKSRLMAEYKTY from the exons ATGAGTTTCATTCAAGGCAACTTTCAAAACAGCCTCCGTAGTAATGATACCTCGCATCAGCTCCTTTTTGATCCTTTCATCATAATAATAGAAA CTCAGACATTCATCAAATTCCAAACGAACACAATTCAAGTGAGTGAGGGAGACGGAGTCGTGCCTCTTGTCATAGTCAGGACTGGAAATATAAGCGGCAACGACACCATCAG TTTCAGCACAAGTAACGATACCGCCTCGCCTTTAACAGACTACACCAAAATCAACAACCTCGAAGTGACATTCTTATCCAATGAGACGACTAAAACAGTTAATGTCTCTATCACCGACGATGTCAAGGTGGAGGAAAACGAGACCTTCTACGCGCATCTTACCACGAGTTTATCCAGCGTAAATATAACCGACAACAGAGTATCCATAACTATTCTAGATGACGATAAAG CAACGATTGCCTTCATCTCGACTTCATACACTTCCCCGGAAGGCAATGGACTCGTCACTCTGCAGTTATCAAAGACGGACAATTCTGATGTTCCACTAACAGTCAG TGTCAGCACAGCCAACCTGACGGCCTACACGCCATCTGACTACACGGCCATCAGCGAGACCATCACTTTCGGCCCTAGTGAGACAGTCAGAGAGGTGAACGTTACCATAATAAAAGATGGAAGAGTTGAAAATGACGAAATATTCCAGGCCCTCCTCACTACAAGCAACTTTGCGCAAATTATACTAGAGAACACTACAAGCAACGTCACAATCAAAGATGGCGACAAAG cAACGATTGCCTTCATTTCGACCTCATATACTTCCCTGGAAGGCAATGGACTCGTCACTCTGCAGTTATCAAAGACGGACAATGCTGATATTCCACTAACAGTCAG TGTCAGCACCGCCAACCTGACGGCCTACACGCCATCTGATTACACGGCCATCAGCGAGACCATCACTTTCGCCCCTAGTGAGACAGTCAGAGAGGTGAACGTTACAATAATAAAAGATGGAAGAGTTGAAAATGACGAGATATTCCAGGCCCTCCTCACTACAAGCAACTTTGCGCAAATTACACTAGAGAACACTACAAGCAACGTCACAATCAAAGATGGCGACAAAG caacGATTGCCTTCATCTCGACCTCATACACTTCCCTGGAAGGCAATGGACTCGTCACTCTGCAGTTATCAAAGACGGACAATGCTAATATTCCACTAACAGTCAG TGTCAGCACCGCCAACCTGACGGCCTACACGCCATCTGACTACACGGCCATCAGCGAGACCATCACTTTCGCCCCTAGTGAGACAGTCAGAGAGGTGAACGTTACCATAATAAAAGATGGAAGAGTTGAAAATGACGAGATATTCCAGGCCCTCCTCACTACAAGCAACTTTGCGCAAATTATACTAGAGAACACTACAAGCAACGTCACAATCAAAGATGGCGACAAAG cAACGATTGCCTTCATCTCGACCTCATACACTTCCCTTGAAGGCAATGGACTCGTCACTCTGCAGTTATCAAAGACGGACAATGCTGATATTCCACTAACAGTCAG TGTCAGCACAGCCAACCTGACGGCCTACACGCCATCTGACTACACGGCCATCAGCGAGACCATCACTTTCGCCCCTAGTGAGACAGTCAGAGAGGTGAACGTTACCATAATAAAAGATGGAAGAGTTGAAAATGACGAGATATTTCAGGCCCTCCTCACTACAAGCAACTTTGCGCAAATTATACTAGAGAACACTACAAGCAACGTCACAATCAAAGATGGCGACAAAG cAACGATTGCCTTCATTTCGACCTCATATACTTCCCTGGAAGGCAATGGACTCGTCACTCTGCAGTTATCAAAGACGGACAATGCTGATATTCCACTAACAGTCAG TGTCAGCACAGCCAACCTGACGGCCTACACGCCATCTGACTACACGGCCATCAGCGAGACCATCACTTTCGCCCCTAGTGAGACAGTCAGAGAGGTGAACGTTACCATAATAAAAGATGGAAGAGTTGAAAATGACGAGATATTTCAGGCCCTCCTCACTACAAGCAACTTTGCGCAAATTATACTAGAGAACACTACAAGCAACGTCACAATCAAAGATGGCGACAAAG caacGATTGCCTTCATCTCGACCTCATACACTTCCCTGGAAGGCAATGGACTCGTCACTCTGCAGTTATCAAAGACGGACAATGCTAATATTCCACTAACAGTCAG TGTCAGCACCGCCAACCTGACGGCCTACACGCCATCTGACTACACGGCCATCAGCGAGACCATCACTTTCGCCCCTAGTGAGACAGTCAGAGAGGTGAACGTTACCATAATAAAAGATGGAAGAGTTGAAAATGACGAGATATTCCAGGCCCTCCTCACTACAAGCAACTTTGCGCAAATTATACTAGAGAACACTACAAGCAACGTCACAATCAAAGATGGCGACAAAG caacGATTGCCTTCATCTCGACCTCATACACTTCCCTGGAAGGCAATGGACTCGTCACTCTGCAGTTATCAAAGACGGACAATGCTAATATTCCACTAACAGTCAG TGTCAGCACCGCCAACCTGACGGCCTACACGCCATCTGACTACACGGCCATCAGCGAGACCATCACTTTCGCCCCTAGTGAGACAGTCAGAGAGGTGAACGTTACCATAATAAAAGATGGAAGAGTTGAAAATGACGAGATATTTCAGGCCCTCCTCACTACAAGCAACTTTGCGCAAATTATACTAGAGAACACTACAAGCAACGTCACAATCAAAGATGGCGACAAAG cAACGATTGCCTTCATCTCGACCTCATACACTTCCCTGGAAGGCAATGGACTCGTCACTCTGCAGTTATCAAAGACGGACAATGCTGATATTCCACTAACAGTCAG TGTCAGCACCGCCAACCTGACGGCCTACACGCCATCTGACTACACGGCCATCAGCGAGACCATCACTTTCGCCCCTAGTGAGACAGTCAGAGAGGTGAACGTTACCATAATAAAAGATGGAAGAGTTGAAAATGACGAGATATTCCAGGCCCTCCTCACTGCAAGCAACTTTGCGCAAATTATACTAGAGAACACTACAAGCAACGTCACAATCAAAGATGGCGACAAAG caacGATTGCCTTCATCTCGACCTCATACACTTCCCTGGAAGGCAATGGACTCGTCACTCTGCAGTTATCAAAGACGGACAATGCTAATATTCCACTAACAGTCAG TGTCAGCACCGCCAACCTGACGGCCTACACGCCATCTGACTACACGGCCATCAGCGAGACCATCACTTTCGCCCCTAGTGAGACAGTCAGAGAGGTGAACGTTACCATAATAAAAGATGGAAGAGTTGAAAATGACGAGATATTCCAGGCCCTCCTCACTACAAGCAACTTTGCGCAAATTATACTAGAGAACACTACAAGCAACGTCACAATCAAAGATGGCGACAAAG cAACGATTGCCTTCATCTCGACCTCATACACTTCCCTGGAAGGCAATGGACTCGTCACTCTGCAGTTATCAAAGACGGACAATGCTGATATTCCACTAACAGTCAG TGTCAGCACCGCCAACCTGACGGCCTACACGCCATCTGACTACACGGCCATCAGCGAGACCATCACTTTCGCCCCTAGTGAGACAGTCAGAGAGGTGAACGTTACCATAATAAAAGATGGAAGAGTTGAAAATGACGAGATATTCCAGGCCCTCCTCACTACAAGCAACTTTGCGCAAATTATACTAGAGAACACTACAAGCAACGTCACAATCAAAGATGGCGACAAAG caacGATTGCCTTCATCTCGACCTCATACACTTCCCTTGAAGGCAATGGACTCGTCACTCTGCAGTTATCAAAGACGGACAATGCTAATATTCCACTAACAGTCAG TGTCAGCACCGCCAACCTGACGGCCTACACGCCATCTGACTACACGGCCATCAGCGAGACAATCACTTTCGCCCCTAGTGAGACAGTTAGAGAGGTGAACGTTACCATAATAAAAGATGGAAGAGTTGAAAATGACGAGATATTCCAGGCCCTCCTCTCGACAAGCAATTCCGCGCAAATTACACTCAAAAACTCTACAAGCAGCGTCACAATTAAAGATGATGACAAAG CCACGATTACTTTCAAGAGCACATTGTACACTACTACTGAAGATAGCGGATTTGTAACCGTTATTTTATCAAAGACGGACAACGCTGATATCCCATTAACCGTCAG CTTGAGCACATCTGGCTTGACAGCCACATCATCGTTGGATTACACTGCCATCAGTAATCAAGGCGTCACACTCGAATCTTATGAAACTACAAAAGGCTTCAATATCACCATAGAGACCGATATTAGGGTGGAGACGGACGAAGAGTTCCAAGCTTTTCTTTCCAACCCGAACCCAGCTCAGATCGAGCTTGGGGACCAAGCGGCAAACATTACCATAAAGGATGATGACAAAG CCACAATTGGTTTCAAGTCTGCGGCGTATAATGTCACAGAGGATCAAGGTTTTGTGACGATCGAGGTGACGAAATCAAACAATGCAGATGTACCTCTGACAGTTAG CTTGAGCACCGCGGATCTAACAGCCAAGTCAGCCTCTGACTATATCGCTATCTCCAACCGTATTATCACCTTCAAACCTGGAGAAACCTCCCATGAGATGAACATAACCATAAAAACGAACGAAATAGTGGAGAGAAACGAAGAGTTTAAGGCTGTTCTCACAACTAGTAACTCGGCGCAGATCGCATTCCAAATCCCAGAGAGCAAAGTTACCATTAACGACGATGATAAAG cacGCATTGGGTTTACGAATACATCTTACGTGGTTATCGAAGGGCACGGCTACGTCACCGTGACGATAACAAAAGAGGGAGAATCTGACATAGACCTTGCTGTAAT CATGGATACTGTACTTGTAAGCGCGTCATCACCGCTTGACTACGTCGCCTTTGTAAACCGTGAAGTCTTGTTTCCTGCAGCTTCCCCTATCAACATGGTGAACATCACCATAGAAACAGATGGCAGGGTGGAATCCCATGAAGTGTTTCGGGCCAAACTAACGGTCGACACAGCCAACAGGCCGCATATTGAACTCGTGACGCCCCTGACGGAGATTACCATTGTAGACGATGATAAAG CGATCATTGGTTTCAATGCCACTACCTACAGTGTCGCTGAAGGCCAGGGCTTTGTTGTCGTTGAAATAACCAAGTCAGGACACACAGAAACAACGCTTATCGTCAG GATAAGCACCGAAGACGGTACAGCGAAATCCTCATCCGACTTCATCGCTATAAATAACCAAGATGTCATCTTTGCGCCTGACGAAAATGCTAAACtcgtcaacatcaccatagtaACAGACAACATAGTTGAGAATGATGAGGTGTTTGTCATCACTCTGACGTCAGTAAACACGTCATCAATAACATTGAACCAGTCAACCGCATATGTGAACATCTTAAACGACAATAAAG tGACGGTGGAATACGTGGGCAATAAGTCGCGCATATCAGCTAAGGAAGGTGAGACAGTCGAGCTTACCTACGGAATCACCAATGGAGCCAGCGATGTCAACTTCACTATTCG ACTTTATCCCAGCCCTATTTCAACAACAGCGGGCGAAGATGACTTCTATTACAACGACAGCTTAACGTTTCTGCCTGATATCTCAAGAATGATGACAAATGTTACAATCGTTAGCGATAGGGAGGCTGAAGGGAATGAATCGATCGCTCTGGTTGCGAAAAGCCTGGACCCAAGGGTTGTGATTGGTGCAAAAGAAATGGTCGTCATTCTCATTGATGATTCTGTTGACAGAG CAAGTAAACAAGAACAGAAAGAAACACTAACCAGAG ACAAAGATATAAGCCAACAATACTTCGTGTTGGTAGCTGTCGCTGCCGGTCTCTCATGTGCTCTCTTACTTATTGTCAtaatcgttatcatcatcatttgcaAAAG CAGGCTGATGGCAGAATACAAGACATACTAA